One Cheilinus undulatus linkage group 22, ASM1832078v1, whole genome shotgun sequence DNA window includes the following coding sequences:
- the LOC121504801 gene encoding doublesex- and mab-3-related transcription factor A1-like has product MDSRIRPLGIPGHTANPLGGIQVPPSLLRPPPLFLRACNPAMERGYPRTPKCARCRNHGVVSALKGHKRFCRWRDCVCAKCTLIAERQRVMAAQVALRRQQAQEESEARELRLLYPGSEAGIPQGSPVGPAAASNTPVTPSFDVFGGENKKDDDKLCKYNFYNGFMGRPLFAPHTARLPSPNDKKDQSPNRENPTSLTDNSASPSPVFDHSESPQRSLSSSDPESGSESEKPRDYPSLERDPTDIMAKLFPQQKRDTLESMVRTCKGDIVRSIELVLSSKENKTDSDVPRPSVGFPGALSTLGTKSAFSPLHMPPTPAGGDSLYGLGPRFGVSPLRMAYSSPNGAMAGFMSPYMTPGLMPVFPLRPPLDSYSFPGMIRDLAYLQSKESLCSSGLYARLNTEK; this is encoded by the exons ATGGACAGCAGGATCAGACCGCTCGGCATCCCCGGGCACACCGCCAACCCGCTCGGTGGCATCCAGGTCCCCCCTTCCCTCCTGCGCCCTCCGCCCCTCTTCCTCAGGGCTTGTAACCCAGCAATGGAGAGGGGATACCCGCGCACCCCGAAGTGCGCCAGATGCAGAAACCACGGCGTGGTGTCGGCGCTAAAAGGCCACAAGCGCTTCTGCCGCTGGAGAGACTGCGTGTGCGCAAAGTGCACCCTGATAGCGGAGAGGCAGCGAGTGATGGCCGCTCAGGTCGCGCTCAGGAGGCAGCAGGCGCAGGAGGAGAGCGAGGCAAGGGAGCTCCGGCTCTTGTATCCCGGCTCGGAGGCTGGGATCCCTCAGGGGTCACCCGTGGGCCCGGCAGCAGCCAGCAATACTCCAGTAACTCCAAGTTTCGATGTTTTTggaggagaaaacaaaaaagatg ATGACAAACTGTGCAAGTACAACTTTTATAACGGATTCATGGGTCGACCCCTCTTTGCCCCCCATACCGCGCGCCTCCCTTCTCCAAACGACAAGAAGGACCAGTCTCCAAACAGAGAGAATCCCACGTCATTAACCGACAACAGCGCAAGTCCATCCCCGGTGTTTGATCACTCAGAGAGCCCGCAGAGGTCGCTTTCCTCCTCGGATCCTGAGTCTGGCAGTGAGTctgagaaacccagagactACCCGAGCCTAGAGCGAGACCCCACTGACATCATGGCCAAATTATTCCCCCAGCAGAAGCGGGACACATTGGAATCGATGGTTAGAACGTGCAAAGGGGACATTGTCAGGTCCATAGAACTGGTTCTAAGctccaaagaaaacaaaacagactcTGATGTGCCCAGGCCTTCTGTTGGGTTTCCCGGAGCGCTCAGTACTCTGGGGACCAAGTCCGCCTTCTCCCCTCTCCACATGCCACCAACGCCCGCAGGGGGAGACAGCCTGTACGGGCTCGGGCCTCGCTTCGGCGTCAGCCCCCTGCGGATGGCATATTCTTCTCCAAACGGCGCTATGGCGGGTTTCATGTCACCTTACATGACACCCGGACTGATGCCTGTCTTCCCACTGCGTCCGCCTTTGGACTCGTACTCCTTCCCTGGCATGATCCGGGACCTTGCCTACCTCCAAAGCAAGGAGTCGCTGTGTAGTTCAGGACTTTATGCACGACTAAACACGGAAAAATGA